The Deltaproteobacteria bacterium region TCGGTCCGGAACAGCCCGACGCCCTCGGCGCCGTGGCGCTCGACGAGCCGCAGGTCCGCCAGCAGCCCGACGTTGGCGGTGAGGAGCACGCGCCGCCCGTCGCGGGTCTCCGCGGGCCGGCTCTTCAGCGCGTCGAGGTGCTCGGCGGCGATCTCGAAGCGCTGCTGCGCGCGCTTGTACTCGCCGAGCAGGCGCTCGTCCGGCGAGAGGTAGACGCGCCCACCGGTGCCGTCGACGATCGCCATCTCGCCGGGCCGCGCCGTCCGCAGCACGCCTTCGACGCCCGTCACGCAGGGGATCTCGAGCGTGCGCGCAAAGATCGCGCCGTGCGAGGTGGCCCCGCCGTGCTCGGCCACGATCGCCCCGACCTTGTCCATCTCCAGCATCGTGAAGTGCTGGGGCAGGATCAGCGAGGTGATCACCACCGCACCCGGGACGAGCGGGACGTTGTGGTGGCGCACGCCGAGCAGCTTCGCCATCACGCGCCGGCCGACGTCCTCGACGTCGAGCCCGCGCTCGCGGAAGTAGTCGTCCTCGATGCGGGCGAAGAGCGCGCGGTACTCGTCGACCACGCGCCGGAGCGCCTGGCGCGCATCGCCGGTCTCGCCGACCGCCCGCTCCAGCCGGGACAGGAAGCCGTGGTCCTCGAGGATCTGCACGTGCGTGTTGAAGACCGCCGAGAAGGCCGGGCCGAAGTGGTCGCCCATCTCGTCGATCGCGTCGTCGAGCTCGCGGCGCGCCTCGGCGATCGCCCGCTGCAGGTCACGCAGCTCCTCGGTCGCGTCGCCGCTCGGCTGGTACTCGACGTCGGCCAGGTCGAGCGGGTCCTCGAGCAGGTAGATCGGGCCGATCGCGATGCCGCTCGACGCCTCGGTTCCGCGCAGCTCGACGTTGCGCTCCTCGCGGCCGGGCGCGAGGCCGGCGATCGGCACGCCGGCGTCGGCCATCTGCTCGACGAAGCGCAAGCGCCCCTCGTCGGGGCCCGCGACCAGGTCGAGGAGCGCCGCGTTCAGCACCACGGGGGCGATCAGCTGCCCGCAGGTCTGGAGCAGCTCGACGTCCTTCTCCGAGAAGCGCCGCGGCGCGACGGTCTGGACCACCAGGACGCCGATCGCGACCCCGCGCACGACCAGCGGCGTCGCCATCAGCGAGACGAAGCGGTCCTCGCCGGTCTCGGGGAAGTAGCGGAAGCTCGGGTGGGCGTGGGCCTCCTCGACCGCCAGGGGCACGCCGGTGCTCGCGACGAGGCCGACGAGGCCTTCGCCGGTCGCGAGCCGCACCTGCCCGACCGCCTCCGGGGCGAGCCCCTTGGTGGCGCGCAGCACCAGCGTCTTGCGTGCCGGGTCGCTCAGGTAGATCGAGCAGACGTCGGCGTCGAGCCGTTTGGCGACCCGGTCGACCACGTTGCCGAGCGTCTCGGCGAGGTCGTGTGAGCGCGAGACGATCCCCGCGACGTCAGCCAGCAGCGTATTGCGGTCGGAGGACCTGGTCGCCATCCGCTCCTCGGGGCAGGGGAGGATGGTACCGGCAACCCTCCGGCCGAGCGAAGCCGGCGGGGCCGAAGGCGTGCGGGGCGCCGCGTCCCTGGCCGCCTCTCACGAGCGGCTGGCCTCTCCCGGGGCCGCGGAGCGCGCAGCGCGCTGGCGGCGAGCGAGGCCCGTCAGGACGCCCCCGCGCCGGCAGTGGGATCCTGGAGCCTAGCCGTGATGAAGCTCGTCGGAGACGGAGGACATGCCGATCGGGGGGAAGACGTAATCCTTGTCCTCGAAGCGCATGCCCAGGGCGAGGAGGATCTTGCGCTTGGTGTCCATCCGGCAGTTCATGCCCTTCTCGACGCTGTGGATGGTGCGGAGCGCAACCCTCGCCTTGCGCGCGAGCTGGGCCTGGGTCATCAGCCGGTTCTCGCGAAGCTCGCGCACCCGGTTCCTGCGGATGGGCTCCTTGGTATCCATGTGCCGGCGGCTCCCCTCTCCACGTGTCGTGCGGGACGCGCCCGCCCTTCCGGTAGGCGGACCGGGCCGCCTCCTGGAAGCAGGGCTGCGCGCTGCTTCGCGTCCCGTTTCGGCCTCCGGGCGGCTTTCTTTAGGGAGAATCAGATGTTGGGCCTACCGGCCGGGGCGTCGGACGGATCCGGATGGGGGGCGGGGAACCCGGAGCGGAGCCGCCAGGATCCGCCTCGAGCCGCTCCCTGCCCGCCGGTCGGTGAGCCCTAATTTGGGCTCGCAGACACCCCTCGCCGGGGGCCGGAGGAAGCTCGGAAACCCGTGAAGCTGGTCCGCCCCCTCACGCTCGCCGCCCTGGTAGTGGTGGTCCTGCTCGCGGCGGCGCTGGCAGGCCTGTTCGTGTCTGCGCGCTACGCGCCCGAGCGCCTGGCCGGCTTCGCCGGCCGCTGGCTCTCCGAACGGATCGGACCGGTCCGGGTCGGCTCCGTCCACGCCGCCTTCGCCTGGGGGCCCGCCCTCGAGGCCCGCGACGTCCGCACCCTGCCGGACGCCGGAGCCCCGGATGCGGCGCTGTTCGCGGCGCGTGTCCGGGTGGGCTTCGACCTGCGGCGGATCGCCCAGGGCGATTTCCGGGTGGCCCGCGTGCAGGTGAGCGGCCTGCGCGCGACCCTGCTCCGCGACACCGACGGCACGCTCCACCCGCGGGCCCTGCAGCGCCTGCTCGATCCGATCGGCGCGCGGTCCGGCCCCCCGGCGCGCGACCTGCCCGCGGCGATCGACGCACTGCGCGAGGCCGCGGGAGCGCTTCCTGCCATCACCCTCGAAGATGCCGCCGTCCACTGGCTCGACCGCGCTGCGCCCGCAGGAGCCGCGCTCGCCGATGCCGGCCTGCGCGGGCTCGACGGCTCGCTCCACCGCACGCCGCTCGTCGGAGGCCATTCGCTCGCCGCGAGCGGGCGGCTCGTCCAGGCCGGCGTGGACCGCGGGCGCTTCGAGCTCGACGCCGAGCTGCCCGCACTCGGCGCTCCCCATGCCGAGCTCGCGCTTGCCGATCTCGACCTCGCGGCACTCCGCCCCTGGCTCGCGCGCTGGCAGCCGGCGCACGAGGCCGAGCTCGCACTGGCGGGCCGGCTCGGCGTGCACCTCGCCTGGCGCAGCGACGGCGGCGGCCAGCGCCTCGAAGCGGAGCTGCTGGGCCTCGACCTCCGCGGGTCCGCCCGGCTCGGCCCGGAGCGCGAGCGGCGGGAGCTCGCGCTCCCGACCGCCCGCGCCTCCGGCGTCGTCGCGCTCACGCCACGCGCGCTCCGCGCCGAGCAGGTGGTGCTGGCGCTCGGGCCGCTGCGCCTCGACGGCAGCCTGCGCCTCCCCCGGCCGTTCACCGACGGCGCGACCTTCGATCTCGCCGCCGACGGTGAGCCCCTCGAGATCGAGACCGTCCGGCGCTGGCTGCGCGCCAGCGGCCAGCCCATCGCCCGGCGTGCGGCCGACGCCTTGACCGCGGGCCGCGTCGAGCGCTGGGCGCTGCGCTGTGCCGGCGTCACGCGCGCCCAGTGGCAGGCCGCCCGCGCCGATCCCGTCGGCGCCTGGCCCGAAGGCTGCTCGATCGAGCTCGCCGTCACGGGTGTGGGCGCCCGGCTCGGCGAGGGCCAGCCGCTCGGGTCACTGCGCGGCCGGCTCGTCTACGCGCGCGACCGGCTCGAGCTGGACGAGGTACGCGGCAGGCTCGGGAGCGAGCCCTTGCCGGCCCTCGACCTCGAGATCTCGGGCCTGCGCGCGGTGCTGGATTCGCTGGCCGGCGGGCGGCTCCCGGATCCCGTGCCGCCGCTCCCGGGCTGGTTCACGCTCGACGCCTGGGTGCAGGGCGACCGCAAGCCGGGCACACCCTCGCGCTGGCAGCAGGCCGAGATCACCGCGAGCCGCATCGAGCACCCCGCGCTGC contains the following coding sequences:
- a CDS encoding helix-turn-helix domain-containing protein; protein product: MDTKEPIRRNRVRELRENRLMTQAQLARKARVALRTIHSVEKGMNCRMDTKRKILLALGMRFEDKDYVFPPIGMSSVSDELHHG
- a CDS encoding AsmA-like C-terminal domain-containing protein codes for the protein MKLVRPLTLAALVVVVLLAAALAGLFVSARYAPERLAGFAGRWLSERIGPVRVGSVHAAFAWGPALEARDVRTLPDAGAPDAALFAARVRVGFDLRRIAQGDFRVARVQVSGLRATLLRDTDGTLHPRALQRLLDPIGARSGPPARDLPAAIDALREAAGALPAITLEDAAVHWLDRAAPAGAALADAGLRGLDGSLHRTPLVGGHSLAASGRLVQAGVDRGRFELDAELPALGAPHAELALADLDLAALRPWLARWQPAHEAELALAGRLGVHLAWRSDGGGQRLEAELLGLDLRGSARLGPERERRELALPTARASGVVALTPRALRAEQVVLALGPLRLDGSLRLPRPFTDGATFDLAADGEPLEIETVRRWLRASGQPIARRAADALTAGRVERWALRCAGVTRAQWQAARADPVGAWPEGCSIELAVTGVGARLGEGQPLGSLRGRLVYARDRLELDEVRGRLGSEPLPALDLEISGLRAVLDSLAGGRLPDPVPPLPGWFTLDAWVQGDRKPGTPSRWQQAEITASRIEHPALLRPIAGLRAVLLPVPFGWDAEITDAWWGSARVEGRARKSGAPPGRIEVTARASAGGSPPLDPADPDAWVRGGFRVELSRLGPFRAREVRGRVRIEGTRGEIREGDAALLPRGRLVGEVDLALDRRDSVPASGRLRIEGGSVPDLLTDLGLDGSAMTGTAHLSGDLSAKLIPRENILRELVGPVSAKLRDGEINQRMNLLLAIAAASDTFNPFRSRKVLPYDEIDGAFAFERGFVRGESISLVGPAARLVGNGRVNVLDAPYPVEAVVGVYFFKSLDAVISRVPLVNRLLLGKDDNLLAAWFALTGPWLDPQARLLPKTLLASGPMGIVTEGVPGFVRSGVETLARLLGSPPAEGPPQAAARRTPPLDVPETRP
- the ptsP gene encoding phosphoenolpyruvate--protein phosphotransferase — encoded protein: MATRSSDRNTLLADVAGIVSRSHDLAETLGNVVDRVAKRLDADVCSIYLSDPARKTLVLRATKGLAPEAVGQVRLATGEGLVGLVASTGVPLAVEEAHAHPSFRYFPETGEDRFVSLMATPLVVRGVAIGVLVVQTVAPRRFSEKDVELLQTCGQLIAPVVLNAALLDLVAGPDEGRLRFVEQMADAGVPIAGLAPGREERNVELRGTEASSGIAIGPIYLLEDPLDLADVEYQPSGDATEELRDLQRAIAEARRELDDAIDEMGDHFGPAFSAVFNTHVQILEDHGFLSRLERAVGETGDARQALRRVVDEYRALFARIEDDYFRERGLDVEDVGRRVMAKLLGVRHHNVPLVPGAVVITSLILPQHFTMLEMDKVGAIVAEHGGATSHGAIFARTLEIPCVTGVEGVLRTARPGEMAIVDGTGGRVYLSPDERLLGEYKRAQQRFEIAAEHLDALKSRPAETRDGRRVLLTANVGLLADLRLVERHGAEGVGLFRTELLALAHRGVPPEDEQEALYERVARALAPRPVTIRTLDLGGDKAMPNLGVAEEENPQLGCRSVRLSLRHQEVMRAQLRAILRASAAGNVKLLLPMISSLDELREVRRLLHDTIDELARAGVPHDPRIPLGVMIEVPSAALIADALGRECDFFSIGTNDLTQYTLAVDRGNEAIAHLYRPLHPAVLRLIHESVRAADGAGIPVSVCGEMASNPLAVPLLVGLGIAELSGTPRSVPVVKEIVRALDSAEVAADARRALLAGTVGEVEAIGCARLEAAGLREHPDIGGWIAEVIARAGAPARAPR